A region of the Deltaproteobacteria bacterium genome:
GCAAGCTCTCGCCGCATACCCATTGCAAGGTAACCTTTGTAATGCTGATATATTTCAGCTTGCATCTCGCCAAATGTTAACGCCACGTCAGCAGAATTCTCTATTTGCGTTCCGCTGCCACCCTGCTTATTTTGCGCCGACTGAGTAGTGCATAGCTCGGGGCTCGGTTCATAAAACATTTCTGGCATCTCACTATACCGTCCACTCATCTCGTTTACGCTTGCCGTGCGATGCCGAATCCACTGTCTCGCTACAAAAATAGGCATGCGACAATGAAACTTAAACTCGACCATCTCAAATGGCGTCGTATGCCTGTGGCGCATGAGATAGCGAATCAACCCTTCGTCGGCTTCTAGTGTCTTCGTGCCAGTCTGATAGGAAACCCGCGCTGCCTGCACTATGGATGAATCATCACCCATACAGTCCACTAAGCGCACAAAGCCCTTATCCAAAACTCTAATCGCATCAGGTGGAAA
Encoded here:
- a CDS encoding FAD-dependent thymidylate synthase, encoding MEITFPPDAIRVLDKGFVRLVDCMGDDSSIVQAARVSYQTGTKTLEADEGLIRYLMRHRHTTPFEMVEFKFHCRMPIFVARQWIRHRTASVNEMSGRYSEMPEMFYEPSPELCTTQSAQNKQGGSGTQIENSADVALTFGEMQAEIYQHYKGYLAMGMRRELARVNLPLAMYTEWYWKIDLHNLLHFLDLRLGSHAQYEIREFALAMAEIVSERVPITWRAFNDYRLCSMSFSGIELRLLGALLNGEELSDELLEDAIPNKRERAEFIKKIEEIRCCEECDSSRVSNACANAI